Proteins found in one Paenibacillus sp. genomic segment:
- a CDS encoding TatD family hydrolase yields MITDTHTHLDHPSFEGERDDIVRRANEAGVTRIINIGCNRETIPTTLALAETYDCVEAVVGWHPQDAYDFKPEDLDYIEHLARTHPKVVALGEMGLDYYWDTTPKDVQHRAFREQIRLARKLGMPIVIHNRDAHADVVAILREEKAYDVGGVMHCFSGSWETAQLCLDMNFYLSFGGPVTFKNAKQPKEVLARTPIERLLVETDAPYLTPHPYRGKRNETGYVRLVAETAAEIKGMTLEQFAAQTTANAANVFRPKQERGREADK; encoded by the coding sequence ATGATTACGGATACGCATACACATTTGGACCACCCAAGCTTCGAGGGAGAGCGAGACGACATCGTTCGACGCGCGAACGAAGCCGGCGTGACGCGCATCATTAATATCGGCTGCAACCGGGAGACGATTCCGACGACGCTGGCGCTCGCGGAAACGTACGACTGCGTCGAGGCGGTCGTCGGCTGGCACCCGCAGGACGCGTACGATTTCAAACCCGAAGATTTGGATTACATCGAGCATCTGGCGAGAACGCACCCGAAAGTCGTCGCTCTCGGCGAAATGGGCCTCGATTATTATTGGGACACGACGCCGAAGGACGTGCAGCATCGCGCGTTCCGCGAACAAATCCGGCTCGCGCGGAAGCTCGGCATGCCGATCGTCATCCATAATCGGGACGCGCATGCCGATGTCGTTGCCATATTGCGCGAGGAGAAAGCATATGATGTAGGGGGCGTCATGCACTGTTTTTCGGGAAGCTGGGAAACGGCGCAGCTTTGTTTGGACATGAATTTTTATCTTTCCTTCGGCGGACCGGTCACGTTCAAGAACGCGAAACAGCCGAAGGAAGTGCTGGCAAGGACTCCCATTGAAAGGCTGTTAGTGGAAACCGATGCCCCATATCTGACGCCTCATCCGTACCGAGGGAAACGGAACGAAACCGGGTACGTGCGTTTGGTGGCGGAGACGGCGGCGGAGATCAAAGGCATGACGTTGGAGCAATTCGCCGCCCAAACGACCGCGAATGCGGCTAATGTATTTCGTCCCAAACAAGAAAGGGGGAGAGAAGCGGATAAATAG
- a CDS encoding ubiquitin-like domain-containing protein: protein MSIVAGILATGFLFSAMVYGTQMKRVSIIADGQTIEVVTTAESVAEVLREQGIEVGEHDELSLPPEADLKNGAAVEIERAFAVNVAVDGKSVDIYTTPSRVGDVLKEAGIELGPLDKVEPALTEHLTAEATVQIVRVQRVVEETEHKLPFDTVKKEDKTLPKGKEKVVQQGQEGVLVKKIEKIYEDGVLVSEQVLEKTVEQESLAKVVAVGTKVEPKPVANAIAVLSAETQQVSLNGMTFGVKGVLKNVTLTAYSAGPASTGKQKGDKGYGITASGTTVTEGRTIAVDTSVIPMGWWVYIDGIGFRRAEDRGSAIKGKKIDVYFDSESHARKFGTKSGYTVYVIGPKKPI, encoded by the coding sequence GTGTCAATCGTCGCAGGCATTCTTGCGACGGGATTTCTTTTCTCGGCGATGGTGTACGGCACGCAGATGAAGCGTGTATCCATTATTGCCGACGGTCAGACGATCGAAGTCGTGACGACGGCGGAGAGCGTGGCAGAAGTGTTAAGGGAGCAAGGCATCGAAGTCGGGGAGCACGACGAATTGTCGCTGCCGCCCGAGGCGGATTTGAAGAACGGCGCCGCGGTGGAAATCGAGCGTGCGTTCGCAGTGAACGTTGCAGTAGACGGCAAATCCGTCGACATATACACGACCCCTTCGCGAGTAGGGGACGTGTTGAAGGAAGCCGGCATCGAGCTCGGTCCGCTCGATAAGGTCGAGCCGGCGTTGACGGAGCATCTGACCGCGGAAGCAACCGTCCAAATCGTCCGCGTTCAGCGGGTCGTCGAGGAGACGGAGCATAAGCTTCCGTTCGACACGGTGAAGAAAGAAGACAAGACGCTCCCCAAGGGCAAGGAGAAAGTTGTCCAACAGGGCCAGGAGGGCGTGCTTGTTAAAAAGATCGAGAAAATATATGAAGACGGCGTCCTCGTTTCCGAGCAGGTGTTGGAGAAGACGGTCGAGCAAGAAAGCCTTGCGAAGGTCGTAGCCGTCGGAACGAAGGTCGAGCCTAAGCCGGTCGCGAACGCGATCGCGGTGCTGTCGGCCGAAACCCAACAGGTTTCGCTGAACGGCATGACATTCGGTGTCAAGGGCGTTCTGAAGAACGTCACGTTAACGGCGTATTCGGCCGGTCCCGCGTCGACTGGGAAACAGAAGGGCGACAAAGGATACGGCATTACCGCCTCCGGCACGACCGTCACGGAAGGCCGGACGATCGCGGTCGATACGAGCGTCATCCCGATGGGATGGTGGGTATATATCGACGGCATCGGTTTCCGCCGGGCAGAGGATCGCGGCAGCGCAATCAAAGGCAAGAAGATTGACGTGTACTTTGATAGCGAGTCGCACGCCCGCAAATTCGGTACGAAATCAGGTTATACGGTATATGTCATCGGACCGAAGAAGCCGATTTAA
- the rnmV gene encoding ribonuclease M5, with product MIKEVIVVEGKHDTTAVKRAVDADTIETGGSAVGKDVLARIELAQRKRGVIILTDPDHAGERIRSIVSSKVPGCKHAFLAQEEAMLNDDIGIENAKPEAIREALAAVRTEAEAVGTDFGWPDLYAAGLAGTEGAARRRLLVGRRLRIGYANAKTFLKRCAMFGISRAEVAAALAACTAAAGAGGDSEDERKGLGS from the coding sequence ATGATCAAGGAAGTCATCGTGGTCGAAGGCAAACACGATACGACGGCCGTGAAGCGGGCGGTCGACGCGGATACGATCGAGACGGGCGGCTCGGCCGTCGGCAAGGACGTATTGGCGCGGATCGAGCTGGCCCAGCGGAAACGGGGCGTCATTATTTTAACGGATCCGGACCATGCGGGAGAGCGCATTCGTTCGATCGTCTCGAGCAAGGTGCCGGGCTGCAAGCACGCTTTCCTCGCGCAGGAGGAAGCGATGCTGAACGACGATATCGGCATCGAGAACGCGAAGCCGGAGGCCATACGCGAGGCGCTCGCCGCGGTGCGGACGGAGGCGGAAGCCGTCGGCACCGACTTCGGCTGGCCCGATTTGTACGCCGCCGGTTTGGCGGGCACGGAGGGGGCCGCGCGCCGCCGTCTGCTCGTCGGACGGAGGCTGCGCATCGGGTACGCGAACGCGAAGACGTTCCTTAAGCGATGCGCCATGTTCGGCATTTCGCGGGCCGAGGTGGCGGCCGCGCTGGCCGCTTGCACGGCGGCCGCGGGCGCCGGCGGCGATTCCGAGGACGAAAGGAAGGGGCTCGGCTCATGA
- the rsmA gene encoding 16S rRNA (adenine(1518)-N(6)/adenine(1519)-N(6))-dimethyltransferase RsmA: MTERTELTGRTDAVERSDKEGIGSPRKTKELLQKYGFSFKKSLGQNFLIDGNILRNIAAAARLGPKKGVLEIGPGIGALTERLAQQSGRVVAIEIDQRLLPMLQDSLAGYDNVTVVHGDVLKVDLAALFRDQFEGMESVSVVANLPYYITTPIVMKLLEERLPLESIVVMVQKEVADRFAAAPGTKDYGSLSVAVQYYAVPEVVMKVPHSVFIPQPNVDSAVAKLTMRDKPAADVVDEKLFFDVVQAAFAQRRKTLLNNLQQRFFADAGGKDDCRAFLESCGIAPERRGETLSLAEFATIANRLADRRTAE; encoded by the coding sequence ATGACGGAGCGGACGGAGTTGACCGGACGGACGGACGCCGTCGAACGGTCGGATAAAGAAGGCATCGGCTCGCCGCGCAAGACGAAAGAGCTGCTGCAGAAATACGGGTTTTCCTTCAAGAAAAGCTTGGGGCAAAATTTCCTCATCGACGGCAACATTTTGCGGAACATCGCGGCTGCGGCACGGCTCGGCCCGAAGAAGGGCGTGCTGGAAATCGGTCCGGGCATCGGCGCCTTGACCGAGCGGCTCGCGCAGCAAAGCGGGCGCGTCGTCGCCATCGAAATCGACCAGCGCTTGCTGCCGATGCTGCAGGACTCTCTAGCCGGCTACGATAACGTGACGGTCGTCCACGGGGACGTGCTGAAGGTCGATTTGGCGGCGCTGTTCCGCGACCAATTCGAAGGCATGGAATCGGTCTCCGTCGTGGCGAACTTGCCGTATTACATCACGACGCCGATCGTCATGAAGCTGCTCGAGGAGCGGCTGCCGCTCGAATCGATCGTCGTCATGGTGCAGAAGGAGGTCGCAGACCGGTTCGCGGCGGCGCCGGGCACGAAGGATTATGGCAGCCTGTCGGTCGCGGTGCAGTATTACGCCGTGCCCGAAGTCGTCATGAAGGTACCGCATTCGGTCTTCATCCCGCAGCCGAACGTCGATTCGGCGGTCGCGAAGCTGACGATGCGGGACAAGCCCGCCGCCGACGTTGTCGACGAGAAGCTATTCTTCGACGTCGTGCAGGCGGCGTTCGCCCAGCGGCGGAAGACGCTGCTCAACAATCTGCAGCAGCGGTTTTTCGCGGACGCCGGCGGTAAGGACGACTGCCGCGCCTTCTTAGAGTCGTGCGGCATCGCGCCGGAGCGGCGCGGGGAGACGTTGTCGCTCGCCGAGTTCGCGACGATCGCCAATCGGCTCGCGGATCGACGAACTGCGGAATAA
- a CDS encoding sporulation peptidase YabG, protein MKIGDYVVRKSYGKDVLFRIQEITGRQAVLKGVLYRLLADAPLDDLEEAKEPEEEEFRGGSLFPRNRLNLPGVKPAAEPYFDVPGTVLHLDGDRTYLKKSIAVYNELQIPAEGYHLREEEMADALTKLLPRVQPDIVVITGHDAILKHRFDGDKHNIRNYKNSMHFVQAVRVARAYERNRDMMTIVAGACQSHFEALLQAGANFASSPARILIHALDPVYIAAKSAFTPVRETVNIYDMITHTVSGLKGMGGIETRGNFRMGLPRIGSES, encoded by the coding sequence ATGAAGATTGGCGACTATGTCGTCCGCAAATCGTACGGGAAAGACGTCTTGTTTCGGATTCAAGAAATCACGGGCCGGCAAGCCGTCTTGAAAGGCGTGCTGTATCGGCTCTTGGCGGACGCGCCGCTCGACGATTTGGAGGAGGCGAAAGAACCCGAGGAGGAAGAATTTCGGGGAGGATCCCTCTTTCCGCGTAACCGGCTGAATTTGCCCGGCGTCAAGCCCGCCGCAGAGCCGTACTTCGACGTGCCCGGCACCGTCCTGCACCTCGACGGAGACCGCACGTATTTGAAGAAGAGCATCGCCGTATACAACGAGCTTCAAATTCCCGCGGAAGGATATCATCTTCGCGAAGAGGAGATGGCCGACGCGCTGACGAAGCTGCTCCCGCGCGTACAGCCGGACATCGTCGTCATCACGGGCCATGACGCGATTCTGAAGCATCGGTTCGACGGCGACAAGCACAACATCCGCAATTATAAAAATTCGATGCACTTCGTTCAGGCGGTGCGCGTCGCGCGCGCGTACGAGCGGAACCGCGACATGATGACGATCGTCGCCGGCGCCTGCCAATCGCACTTCGAAGCGCTGCTCCAAGCGGGAGCGAATTTCGCGAGCTCTCCGGCGCGCATCTTGATCCATGCGCTCGATCCGGTGTATATCGCCGCGAAATCGGCGTTCACGCCCGTCCGCGAAACGGTAAACATTTACGATATGATTACGCACACGGTCAGCGGCCTCAAGGGGATGGGCGGCATCGAGACGCGAGGCAACTTCCGGATGGGTTTGCCCCGAATCGGCTCGGAATCGTAA
- the veg gene encoding biofilm formation stimulator Veg — translation MAKNALLEIKKSLEAHVGQQITLRANGGRRKTIERTGVLEETYPSVFIVKLDQEQNAFKRVSYSYADILTETVEVTVRGDNDGQVRITYIQA, via the coding sequence ATGGCCAAGAATGCGCTGTTGGAAATCAAGAAGAGCCTTGAGGCTCACGTCGGCCAGCAAATCACGCTTCGCGCGAACGGCGGTCGTCGGAAAACGATCGAACGCACCGGTGTTTTGGAGGAAACCTACCCTTCCGTGTTCATTGTCAAACTGGACCAAGAACAGAACGCTTTCAAACGTGTCTCTTATAGTTACGCCGACATTTTAACGGAAACCGTCGAGGTGACCGTGCGCGGCGATAACGATGGACAAGTTCGCATCACCTACATCCAAGCATAG
- the ispE gene encoding 4-(cytidine 5'-diphospho)-2-C-methyl-D-erythritol kinase — MKIYEKAPAKINLSLDVLRKREDGYHEVEMIMTMVDLADRLEMEELPRDTIIISSQAGYIPLDEKNLAFQAAKLVKDRCGVDKGVYIHLDKRIPVSAGLAGGSTDAAATLRGLNRLWRLGLTDDELRLMAEELGSDVPFCVTGGTAIARGRGEKLEPIPAPPPCWVVLVKPPINVSTADVYGRFRVNEIKRRPQTQAMIQAIERGDFAGVCASLGNVLEDVTISLHPEVRYIKEAMLRLGADGALMSGSGPTVFALVQKESKLARVYNGLRGFCREVHVVRLLPAPLEQKRT; from the coding sequence TTGAAAATTTACGAGAAGGCTCCCGCCAAGATCAATTTGTCTTTGGACGTGCTGCGCAAAAGGGAAGACGGGTATCACGAAGTCGAAATGATCATGACGATGGTCGACTTGGCCGACCGCCTGGAGATGGAAGAGCTGCCGAGGGATACGATCATCATTTCCAGCCAAGCCGGCTACATTCCGTTGGACGAGAAAAACTTGGCGTTCCAGGCGGCCAAGCTCGTCAAGGACCGATGCGGGGTCGACAAGGGCGTGTACATCCACCTAGATAAGCGAATTCCCGTATCCGCGGGGCTCGCCGGGGGAAGCACCGACGCGGCTGCGACGCTCCGCGGGCTGAACCGGCTGTGGCGGCTGGGCCTCACGGACGACGAGCTGCGCCTCATGGCCGAAGAGCTCGGCTCGGACGTGCCGTTCTGCGTGACGGGCGGCACCGCGATCGCGCGGGGGCGGGGCGAGAAGCTCGAGCCGATTCCGGCGCCGCCGCCGTGCTGGGTCGTGCTCGTGAAGCCGCCGATCAACGTGTCGACGGCGGACGTCTACGGGCGCTTCCGCGTGAACGAGATCAAGCGGCGCCCGCAGACGCAGGCGATGATTCAAGCGATCGAGCGGGGAGACTTCGCCGGCGTGTGCGCGTCGCTCGGCAACGTGCTCGAGGACGTCACCATCTCTCTCCATCCGGAGGTCCGCTACATCAAGGAAGCGATGCTTCGCCTCGGCGCCGACGGGGCGCTGATGTCGGGCAGCGGACCGACCGTATTCGCGCTCGTCCAGAAGGAATCGAAGCTGGCGCGGGTGTACAACGGGCTGCGCGGATTTTGCCGCGAAGTGCACGTCGTGCGACTTTTGCCGGCCCCTCTTGAACAAAAACGGACATAA
- the purR gene encoding pur operon repressor — protein MKKLKRSARLVEMTQYLLSKPHVLVPLTVFADRYGSAKSSISEDLTIIKEVFETEGIGELHTLAGAAGGVKFVPKMPRQAALQLVNGVCRLLEQPERLLPGGYLFMSDILGQPSIMNEIGRTFASVFGDRPIDVVMTVETKGIPLAYATAAHLNLPVVIVRRDPKVTEGSSVSINYVSGSNKRIHTMTLARRALKSKSNVLIVDDFMRAGGTVRGMMDLLQEFEATVQGVGVLVEAGGVGEDELLVDDYVSLARLARVDPKTREILMVPGNYFEEGTNE, from the coding sequence GTGAAAAAGTTGAAAAGAAGCGCTCGTCTCGTGGAGATGACGCAGTACTTGCTGTCCAAACCTCATGTCCTCGTACCCTTGACCGTGTTTGCGGACCGGTACGGCTCGGCGAAATCGTCGATCAGTGAAGATTTGACGATCATTAAAGAGGTATTCGAAACCGAAGGCATCGGGGAGCTGCACACGCTCGCCGGCGCGGCGGGCGGCGTCAAATTCGTGCCCAAGATGCCGCGGCAGGCGGCGCTGCAGCTGGTGAACGGCGTATGCCGCTTGCTGGAGCAGCCGGAGCGGCTGCTGCCGGGCGGATATTTGTTCATGTCGGATATCTTGGGGCAGCCGTCCATTATGAACGAGATCGGGCGGACGTTCGCGTCCGTCTTCGGCGACCGGCCGATCGACGTCGTCATGACGGTAGAGACCAAGGGCATCCCGCTCGCCTACGCGACCGCGGCGCATTTGAATCTCCCGGTCGTCATCGTGCGGCGCGACCCGAAGGTGACGGAAGGTTCGTCCGTCAGCATCAACTACGTCTCCGGCTCGAACAAACGAATCCATACGATGACGCTGGCGCGAAGGGCGCTGAAGTCGAAGTCCAACGTGCTGATCGTCGACGATTTCATGCGCGCGGGCGGCACGGTTCGCGGCATGATGGATTTGCTGCAGGAGTTCGAGGCGACGGTGCAAGGCGTCGGCGTGCTCGTCGAGGCGGGCGGCGTCGGCGAGGACGAGCTGCTGGTGGACGACTACGTGTCGCTCGCGCGGCTCGCGCGCGTCGATCCGAAGACGCGGGAAATTTTGATGGTGCCCGGAAACTATTTCGAGGAGGGAACGAACGAATGA
- a CDS encoding Rid family detoxifying hydrolase: MNPVVISTKEAPAAIGPYVQAMRVGNLVFTSGQIPLTAEGVMVEGGMAEQTRQVIRNLKAVAAACGVTLAQAVKATVYLKDMNRFAEFNAVYEEMFEGHKPARTTVEVARLPKDALVEIELVLALPEA, from the coding sequence ATGAATCCTGTCGTCATTTCCACGAAGGAAGCCCCGGCGGCGATCGGACCGTACGTGCAGGCGATGCGCGTCGGCAACCTCGTCTTCACGTCGGGCCAAATTCCGCTGACCGCGGAAGGCGTGATGGTCGAAGGCGGCATGGCGGAGCAGACGCGCCAAGTCATCCGGAACCTGAAAGCGGTCGCCGCGGCGTGCGGCGTCACGCTGGCGCAAGCCGTCAAAGCGACGGTATATTTGAAGGACATGAACCGATTCGCGGAATTCAACGCCGTCTACGAAGAGATGTTCGAAGGCCACAAGCCGGCCCGCACAACGGTCGAAGTCGCGCGGCTGCCGAAAGACGCCCTCGTCGAAATCGAACTCGTGCTGGCGCTGCCGGAGGCGTAA
- the spoVG gene encoding septation regulator SpoVG yields the protein MQITDVRLRRVNSEGRMKAIASITIDNEFVVHDIRVIDGNNGMFVAMPSKRTPDGEFRDIAHPISSTTREKIQAAVLAEYDRAASEDDVIEEGA from the coding sequence GTGCAAATTACCGATGTGAGACTCCGCCGCGTGAACAGCGAAGGGCGTATGAAAGCGATCGCATCCATTACGATCGACAACGAATTCGTCGTTCACGACATCCGCGTGATCGACGGAAACAACGGAATGTTCGTCGCGATGCCGAGCAAAAGGACGCCGGACGGTGAATTCCGGGACATTGCTCATCCGATCTCTTCGACCACTCGGGAAAAGATCCAAGCTGCCGTTCTTGCGGAGTATGACCGGGCGGCATCCGAGGACGACGTGATCGAAGAAGGAGCGTAA
- the glmU gene encoding bifunctional UDP-N-acetylglucosamine diphosphorylase/glucosamine-1-phosphate N-acetyltransferase GlmU: MNVMGVILAAGLGKRMKSKLHKVLHPVCGKPMLEHVLDALDGSGVGRKVVVVGHGADAVRSALGDRVEYAMQSQQLGTGHAVRVAEPLLGGEDGVTVVVYGDTPLLTARSIQGMLQLHRESGAAATLLTAVFGNPTGLGRIVRGADGTIERIVEEKDCSLEERGIQEINAGAYCFDNRKLFEALAKVTNDNAQGEYYLTDVIGLFRSAGDIVQGYCTSDPDEAFGVNDRIALSEAERLMRLRINRGHQAEGVTIVDPASTYIDAGVTIGSDTVIYPGTALRGRTRIGSDCAIGPNSDILDSTIEDGATVKHSVLDKAAVGQRTSVGPFANLRPGTRLGKDVKIGDFVEIKSSTIDDGSKVSHLAYVGDARVGKDVNIGCGAITVNYDGFSKFETVIEDGAFVGSNVNLVAPVNIGKGAFVVAGSTITQDVGEDDMAIARERQTTKKGYAKTLKARLKAQKNRN; this comes from the coding sequence ATGAACGTGATGGGCGTCATTTTGGCGGCGGGCCTTGGCAAACGCATGAAATCGAAACTGCATAAGGTGCTGCACCCGGTGTGCGGGAAGCCGATGCTGGAGCATGTGCTCGACGCGCTCGACGGATCCGGCGTCGGCCGCAAGGTCGTCGTCGTCGGCCATGGAGCCGACGCGGTGCGCTCGGCGCTCGGCGATCGGGTCGAATACGCGATGCAGTCGCAGCAGCTCGGCACGGGCCACGCGGTGCGCGTCGCGGAGCCGCTGCTCGGCGGCGAGGACGGCGTCACGGTCGTCGTCTACGGCGACACGCCGCTGCTGACGGCGCGTTCCATCCAGGGCATGCTTCAGCTGCACCGGGAATCGGGAGCGGCCGCGACGCTGCTGACCGCCGTATTCGGCAACCCGACGGGGCTCGGCCGCATCGTCCGCGGCGCGGACGGCACGATCGAACGCATCGTGGAGGAGAAGGACTGCAGCCTTGAAGAGCGCGGCATCCAGGAAATCAACGCGGGCGCGTACTGCTTCGACAACCGGAAGCTGTTCGAGGCGCTGGCCAAGGTGACGAACGACAACGCGCAAGGCGAATATTATTTGACGGACGTGATCGGATTATTCCGCTCGGCCGGCGACATCGTGCAAGGCTACTGCACGAGCGACCCCGACGAGGCGTTCGGGGTGAACGACCGGATCGCGCTGTCGGAGGCGGAGCGGCTCATGCGGCTGCGCATCAACCGCGGGCATCAAGCGGAAGGGGTCACGATCGTCGATCCGGCTTCGACGTATATCGACGCGGGCGTGACGATCGGAAGCGACACGGTCATTTATCCGGGCACCGCGCTGCGCGGGCGCACGCGCATCGGCTCCGACTGCGCGATCGGCCCGAACAGCGACATTCTCGATTCGACGATCGAAGACGGCGCGACGGTGAAGCATTCGGTGCTGGATAAAGCGGCGGTCGGACAGCGGACGTCCGTCGGACCGTTCGCCAACCTGCGTCCGGGCACCCGTCTCGGCAAGGACGTGAAGATCGGCGACTTCGTCGAGATCAAGAGCTCGACGATCGACGACGGGTCGAAAGTGTCGCACCTCGCGTACGTCGGCGACGCGCGCGTCGGCAAAGACGTCAACATCGGCTGCGGCGCCATCACGGTCAACTACGACGGCTTCTCGAAGTTCGAAACCGTCATCGAGGACGGGGCGTTCGTCGGCAGCAACGTTAACTTGGTCGCGCCGGTCAACATCGGCAAAGGCGCGTTCGTCGTTGCCGGCTCCACGATTACGCAAGACGTGGGCGAGGACGATATGGCGATCGCAAGGGAACGCCAGACGACGAAAAAGGGATACGCCAAGACGTTGAAGGCGCGTTTAAAAGCGCAAAAAAACCGAAACTAA
- a CDS encoding ribose-phosphate diphosphokinase, whose product MSYRDPKLKVFTCNSNPQLAREIADYIGIPLGVSESVRFSDGEIQIRIDESVRGSDVYVIQSTSAPVNEHLMELLVMVDALKRASAKSINVVIPYYGYARQDRKARSRDPITAKLVANLIETAGAHRVIAMDLHATQIQGFFDIPVDHLLGVPILGAYFKEKKLDNVVVVSPDHGGVVRARKLADYLNVPLAIIDKRRPEPNVAEVMNIIGEVSGRTAIVIDDIIDTAGTITLGANALKKAGAKAVYACCTHAVLSGPAMKRLEESPIEEVVITNTIPVNHPEPCTKLRTLSVAPLMGEAIIRVHEELSISKLFED is encoded by the coding sequence ATGTCTTACCGGGATCCCAAGCTGAAGGTGTTCACCTGCAATTCCAATCCGCAGCTCGCGCGGGAGATCGCTGATTATATCGGCATCCCGCTCGGCGTCTCCGAGTCGGTCCGCTTCAGCGACGGGGAAATTCAAATTCGCATCGACGAGAGCGTCCGCGGCAGCGACGTCTACGTCATTCAATCGACGAGCGCGCCGGTCAACGAGCACCTCATGGAGCTGCTCGTCATGGTGGACGCGCTGAAGCGCGCTTCGGCGAAAAGCATTAACGTCGTCATCCCGTACTACGGGTATGCGCGGCAGGACCGGAAAGCGCGGTCCCGCGATCCGATCACGGCGAAGCTCGTCGCCAATCTGATCGAGACGGCCGGCGCGCACCGCGTCATCGCGATGGATTTGCACGCGACGCAAATTCAGGGCTTTTTCGATATCCCGGTGGACCATTTGCTCGGCGTGCCGATTCTCGGCGCTTATTTCAAGGAGAAGAAGCTGGACAACGTCGTCGTCGTCTCGCCGGACCACGGCGGGGTCGTGCGCGCGCGGAAGCTGGCCGACTATTTGAACGTGCCGCTCGCGATCATCGACAAGCGCCGCCCGGAGCCGAACGTCGCCGAAGTGATGAACATCATCGGCGAAGTGAGCGGCCGCACGGCGATCGTCATCGACGACATCATCGACACGGCCGGCACGATTACGCTCGGCGCCAATGCGCTGAAGAAAGCCGGCGCGAAGGCGGTGTACGCGTGCTGCACGCACGCCGTCCTGTCCGGACCGGCGATGAAGCGGCTCGAAGAATCGCCGATCGAAGAGGTCGTCATCACGAATACGATTCCCGTGAACCATCCGGAACCTTGCACGAAGCTCCGCACGCTGTCGGTCGCCCCGCTCATGGGCGAAGCGATCATCCGCGTGCATGAGGAGCTGTCGATCAGCAAGCTGTTCGAGGATTAA
- a CDS encoding 50S ribosomal protein L25, translating into MMNDTAVSVLARGGETKSDRRTNRESGKIPGVVYGKKVASQPIYIEEKALHGLLRGSAGAILKLNLPAHGEQPVMIGEIQRDKVLGRILHVDFHQIDMSEPVKATVRVEFAGEPQGVEEGGILQVMNASVEVRCLASDMPASIEADVSRLAIGEHLYVRDLIAPAGVEIRSDENDILATVLAPQKELPEASDELRDEDVAEKTEERVVAAEQ; encoded by the coding sequence ATGATGAACGATACGGCCGTATCCGTGCTGGCGCGCGGCGGCGAGACGAAATCCGACCGGCGCACGAACCGCGAGAGCGGCAAAATTCCGGGCGTCGTCTACGGCAAGAAGGTGGCGTCTCAGCCGATCTACATCGAGGAGAAGGCGCTGCACGGCTTGCTGCGCGGCAGCGCGGGCGCCATTCTGAAACTGAATTTGCCGGCGCACGGCGAACAGCCGGTCATGATCGGCGAAATTCAGCGGGATAAGGTGCTGGGCCGCATTCTTCACGTCGATTTCCACCAAATCGACATGAGCGAGCCCGTCAAGGCGACGGTTCGCGTCGAATTTGCGGGCGAGCCGCAAGGCGTCGAGGAAGGCGGCATCCTCCAAGTGATGAACGCCTCCGTCGAGGTGCGCTGCCTCGCGAGCGACATGCCGGCGTCGATCGAAGCGGACGTGAGCCGCCTTGCGATCGGCGAGCATCTGTACGTGCGCGATCTGATCGCGCCGGCCGGCGTCGAAATTCGCAGCGACGAGAACGACATCCTCGCGACGGTGCTGGCGCCGCAGAAGGAGCTGCCGGAGGCGTCCGACGAGCTCCGCGACGAGGACGTGGCGGAGAAGACGGAGGAGCGCGTCGTGGCCGCCGAGCAATAA
- the pth gene encoding aminoacyl-tRNA hydrolase, with amino-acid sequence MKWFVGLGNPGKEYADTRHNIGWMALDEAAARWGMTSAQQKCKGVVAEGRVDGEKVYLIKPLTYMNLSGECVRAFLDFYKPDPADLVVVYDDMDTELGSIRLRMKGSPGGHNGIKSIIAHLGTDEFHRIRMGISRPAPGTNISNYVLSTFRKEEQEALQTTVKKAADAMQFCLTNSFEKTMAKFNGA; translated from the coding sequence ATGAAATGGTTCGTCGGGCTCGGCAATCCGGGCAAGGAATACGCGGATACGCGCCACAATATCGGGTGGATGGCGCTGGACGAGGCGGCCGCCCGCTGGGGCATGACGTCCGCCCAGCAGAAATGCAAAGGCGTCGTCGCCGAAGGGCGCGTCGACGGAGAGAAGGTTTATTTGATTAAGCCGCTCACATACATGAATTTGTCGGGAGAATGCGTGCGCGCGTTCTTGGACTTTTATAAACCCGATCCCGCCGATCTTGTCGTCGTGTACGACGACATGGATACGGAGCTCGGCTCGATCCGGCTGCGCATGAAAGGCAGTCCGGGCGGACATAACGGCATTAAGTCGATCATCGCGCATCTCGGCACCGACGAGTTCCACCGGATCCGCATGGGCATTTCGCGGCCGGCGCCCGGCACGAACATTTCGAACTACGTGCTGTCGACGTTCCGCAAGGAGGAGCAGGAGGCGCTGCAGACGACCGTGAAGAAGGCGGCCGACGCGATGCAGTTTTGTTTGACGAACTCGTTCGAGAAGACGATGGCGAAATTTAACGGCGCTTGA